From Agromyces sp. SYSU T00194, a single genomic window includes:
- a CDS encoding sensor histidine kinase: MTGDASAFAAGAGVATVLVVDDTMIPRATLARGVAHEGHRVIEASDGREALDLLRREPVDMVLLDLVMPEVDGFEVLETMRADAALRDIPVLVVSATEATDDVARAIAMGAIDCLTKPFEPALLRVRLRTALEQTRLRRLEQDYLRQELAMRQQERLAMLGRLSAGLGHELNNPAAAALATSRQLGQALEEADALVPRLVRDARGDALVEAVRDALAAPGASGADTAALETVLDARGFDEGWYVAGDLRAVGMDAARLERVLAIGADLALAVEWLHVRARIRTALEFISNSVGRMAELTASLRRYSYLDQAPQQDVDVRTGLDDTVTILAHKTPEDVQVVRDYGEVPTIHAFGGQLNQVWTNLLDNAVDAVRDGGTVTLRAVPDGAGVRVDVEDDGPGIPAELLGTVFDAFVTTKPPGEGTGLGLNIAHHIVTDVHGGRLTATSSPGRTVFSAWLPPAPRPQAPVA; encoded by the coding sequence ATGACTGGTGACGCTTCCGCCTTCGCCGCCGGCGCGGGGGTCGCGACGGTGCTCGTCGTGGACGACACGATGATTCCGCGCGCGACGCTCGCGCGCGGCGTCGCACACGAGGGGCACCGGGTGATCGAGGCATCCGACGGCCGGGAAGCCCTCGACCTGCTCCGGCGCGAGCCGGTCGACATGGTGCTGCTCGACCTCGTGATGCCCGAGGTCGACGGTTTCGAGGTGCTCGAGACGATGCGGGCGGATGCCGCGCTCCGCGACATCCCGGTGCTCGTCGTCTCGGCGACCGAGGCCACCGACGACGTCGCGCGGGCCATCGCCATGGGCGCAATCGACTGCCTCACGAAGCCGTTCGAGCCCGCGCTGCTCCGCGTGCGGCTGCGCACGGCGCTCGAGCAGACGCGGCTGCGCCGTCTCGAGCAGGACTACCTGCGGCAGGAGCTGGCGATGCGCCAGCAGGAGCGGCTCGCGATGCTCGGGCGGCTGAGCGCCGGCCTCGGGCACGAGCTCAACAATCCCGCGGCGGCGGCCCTCGCCACGAGTCGCCAGCTCGGGCAGGCGCTGGAGGAGGCCGACGCACTCGTACCGCGGCTGGTGCGGGATGCGCGCGGTGACGCACTCGTCGAGGCCGTGCGCGACGCACTCGCTGCGCCGGGTGCGTCCGGCGCGGACACCGCCGCCCTCGAGACGGTGCTCGACGCGCGCGGGTTCGACGAGGGGTGGTACGTCGCCGGCGACCTCCGGGCGGTCGGCATGGATGCCGCGCGCCTGGAGCGGGTGCTGGCGATCGGGGCGGATCTGGCGTTGGCGGTCGAGTGGTTGCACGTTCGCGCCCGCATCCGTACCGCGCTCGAGTTCATCTCGAACAGCGTGGGGCGCATGGCGGAGCTGACGGCGTCGCTGCGCCGCTACAGCTACCTCGACCAGGCTCCGCAGCAGGATGTCGACGTGCGCACGGGCCTCGACGACACCGTCACGATCCTCGCCCACAAGACCCCGGAAGACGTGCAGGTCGTGCGCGACTACGGCGAGGTGCCGACCATCCACGCGTTCGGCGGCCAGCTCAACCAGGTCTGGACGAACCTGCTCGACAACGCCGTCGACGCCGTGCGCGATGGCGGCACGGTCACCCTCCGGGCCGTGCCCGACGGCGCCGGGGTGCGCGTCGACGTCGAGGACGACGGGCCGGGCATTCCCGCCGAGCTGCTGGGCACGGTCTTCGACGCCTTCGTCACCACGAAGCCCCCCGGCGAGGGCACCGGCCTCGGCCTGAACATCGCACACCACATCGTGACCGACGTGCATGGCGGGCGTCTCACCGCGACGTCCTCGCCCGGTCGCACGGTCTTCAGCGCGTGGCTGCCGCCGGCGCCGCGGCCGCAGGCCCCGGTCGCCTGA
- a CDS encoding type II toxin-antitoxin system HicB family antitoxin gives MNETMARPSVEHYRYSVEWSASDGEFVATIAEFPSLSWLAGTQLDALRGIEELVRSVVEDLVESGEEVPEPLADRTYSGRVNLRVDPALHRRLATEALRQGTSLNAYAARLLER, from the coding sequence ATGAACGAGACGATGGCTCGACCTTCGGTGGAGCACTACCGATACTCCGTCGAATGGAGCGCGTCAGATGGCGAGTTCGTCGCCACCATTGCGGAGTTCCCATCCCTCTCGTGGTTGGCCGGGACTCAACTCGACGCCCTCCGCGGCATAGAGGAGCTTGTTCGGTCGGTCGTCGAGGACCTTGTGGAGTCGGGTGAAGAGGTGCCGGAGCCGCTGGCCGATCGCACGTACTCCGGGCGGGTCAACCTCCGGGTCGACCCAGCGCTGCACCGCCGACTCGCAACGGAGGCGCTTCGCCAGGGAACAAGTCTCAACGCCTACGCGGCTCGACTACTGGAGCGCTGA
- a CDS encoding toxin HicA, with product MEKIEQKARRSPKALSFAEACQLAEFYFGEPRKGSGSHVAIYKMPWQGDPRINLQRGDGGKAKEYQVKQLIKAIDKKKGEEL from the coding sequence GTGGAGAAAATCGAACAGAAGGCACGTCGTTCACCGAAGGCCCTGAGCTTCGCAGAAGCCTGCCAGCTCGCCGAGTTCTACTTCGGGGAGCCCCGGAAGGGCTCCGGAAGCCACGTCGCGATCTACAAGATGCCCTGGCAGGGCGACCCTCGCATCAACCTCCAAAGGGGCGACGGCGGCAAGGCGAAGGAGTACCAGGTCAAGCAGTTGATCAAGGCGATCGACAAGAAGAAGGGAGAGGAACTCTGA
- a CDS encoding ABC1 kinase family protein: MPRVTNTRRRYRRILRFAARVIVQTWWFELVLPRFGLAKAAANGRAARLTGVARRFHDLAVDLGGLMIKVGQYMSSRLDVLPPEITQELAGLQDEVPPVPFDDLRALAESELRMPLERAYTSFDADPLAAASLGQAHRARLSPMDAADTGLDDAVVKVQRPGIETIVDVDLAALRRIAGWLSRVRFVARRVNAPALVEEFATTSLEEIDYLHEAQNAVRFAEAFADDPRVAAPEVVWERTTRRVLTLADVTAIKINDRDGLIAAGIDPKAVATEFAKVMFDQLFRDGFFHADPHPGNIFVTPVEGRADASEPTPAAGAGGSRASAQSSPGAAAGPAWQLTFIDFGMMGEVPDGLRRGLQQLMIAIASRDGKRMVRSIQDVGVLLPSAETAELERAMTELFARFGGMGFAELQQVDERELRRFAIEFGEVVRGLPFQLPDNFLLIIRAMSLTSGMCSSLDPDFNIWDAVEPYAAQLLRDERGNLVQAFGREAWSQVTTAARLPGRVDALITRVEEGRVAVATPALERRVARLERMARRLVSAVVFVGLFVGGLLLRADAPVWGWVLVGVSAVPLLHAVLGGVLGRRGRD; this comes from the coding sequence ATGCCCCGTGTGACCAACACGCGCAGGCGGTACCGGCGGATCCTACGGTTCGCCGCGCGCGTCATCGTGCAGACGTGGTGGTTCGAGCTCGTGCTGCCGCGGTTCGGGCTCGCGAAGGCGGCGGCGAACGGGCGCGCCGCCCGCCTGACCGGCGTCGCGCGGCGCTTCCACGACCTCGCGGTCGACCTCGGCGGGCTCATGATCAAGGTCGGCCAGTACATGTCGTCGCGCCTCGACGTGCTGCCGCCCGAGATCACCCAGGAGCTCGCCGGCCTGCAGGACGAGGTACCGCCCGTGCCGTTCGACGACCTGCGCGCCCTCGCCGAGTCGGAGCTGCGGATGCCACTCGAGCGCGCCTACACGTCATTCGACGCGGATCCGCTGGCAGCGGCATCCCTCGGCCAGGCCCACCGCGCCCGCCTCTCCCCCATGGACGCCGCCGACACGGGACTCGACGACGCCGTCGTCAAGGTGCAGCGCCCCGGCATCGAGACGATCGTCGACGTCGACCTCGCGGCCCTGCGCCGCATCGCCGGCTGGCTCAGCCGCGTGCGGTTCGTCGCGCGCCGCGTCAACGCGCCCGCGCTCGTCGAGGAGTTCGCCACCACCAGCCTCGAGGAGATCGACTACCTGCACGAGGCGCAGAACGCCGTGCGCTTCGCCGAGGCGTTCGCCGACGACCCGCGCGTCGCCGCGCCCGAGGTCGTGTGGGAGCGCACCACCCGCCGCGTGCTCACCCTCGCCGATGTCACCGCCATCAAGATCAACGACCGCGACGGCCTCATCGCCGCCGGCATCGACCCGAAGGCCGTCGCCACGGAGTTCGCGAAGGTCATGTTCGACCAGCTCTTCCGCGACGGCTTCTTCCACGCCGACCCGCACCCGGGCAACATCTTCGTCACCCCGGTCGAGGGGCGGGCGGATGCCTCTGAGCCCACTCCCGCGGCCGGAGCCGGCGGCTCAAGGGCATCCGCCCAGTCGTCCCCCGGGGCTGCTGCCGGGCCGGCCTGGCAGCTCACCTTCATCGACTTCGGGATGATGGGCGAGGTGCCCGACGGGCTGCGCCGCGGGCTGCAGCAGCTGATGATCGCGATCGCGTCGCGCGACGGCAAGCGCATGGTGCGGAGCATCCAGGACGTCGGCGTGCTGCTGCCGTCGGCCGAGACGGCCGAGCTCGAGCGGGCGATGACCGAACTGTTCGCGCGCTTCGGCGGCATGGGCTTCGCCGAGCTGCAGCAGGTCGACGAGCGCGAGCTGCGCCGCTTCGCGATCGAGTTCGGCGAGGTCGTGCGCGGGCTGCCGTTCCAGCTGCCCGACAACTTCCTGCTGATCATCCGCGCGATGTCGCTGACGTCGGGCATGTGCAGCTCTTTGGATCCCGATTTCAACATCTGGGACGCGGTGGAGCCATATGCTGCGCAGCTGCTGCGCGACGAGCGCGGGAACCTGGTGCAGGCGTTCGGGCGCGAGGCGTGGTCACAGGTGACGACCGCGGCTCGGCTGCCAGGGCGGGTGGATGCGCTGATCACACGGGTCGAGGAGGGGCGGGTGGCGGTGGCCACGCCCGCGCTGGAGCGGCGCGTTGCTCGGCTGGAACGGATGGCGCGGCGGCTCGTGTCGGCGGTCGTGTTCGTGGGGCTGTTCGTCGGCGGGCTGCTGCTGCGGGCCGATGCGCCGGTGTGGGGCTGGGTGCTCGTCGGGGTGTCGGCCGTGCCGCTGCTGCACGCGGTGCTCGGTGGGGTGCTGGGGCGGCGCGGGCGCGACTAG
- a CDS encoding helix-turn-helix domain-containing protein, translating into MTEIAALVRSARRARCLSQRELARRAGLSQSRVAIAESAHEDPRFATARRLLAGAGHRLYAAATTRDDVATITTEIRQALAHDDLQLAFRYFIQMNDNLVGERGLLRGILTVTEPELTGSKTWDSAIAALVEYRLNQEGVPAPAWTSSATRRLERARPLLVDPADPVPARGDVPTEFLEHGVFIWRDSLESV; encoded by the coding sequence ATGACCGAGATCGCAGCGTTGGTGCGTTCGGCACGTCGTGCGCGCTGCCTCTCCCAGCGCGAGCTCGCACGGCGCGCCGGTCTCTCGCAGAGCCGTGTCGCAATCGCGGAGAGCGCGCATGAGGATCCGCGCTTCGCCACCGCGCGGCGACTGCTCGCCGGGGCCGGGCATCGGCTCTACGCGGCTGCGACCACTCGCGATGATGTCGCGACGATCACCACCGAGATCAGGCAGGCGCTTGCGCATGACGATCTCCAGCTGGCATTCCGGTACTTCATCCAGATGAATGACAACCTCGTGGGGGAGCGCGGCCTGCTGCGTGGCATTCTCACTGTCACCGAGCCGGAGTTGACGGGCTCGAAGACTTGGGACTCGGCCATCGCCGCACTCGTCGAGTACCGGCTCAACCAAGAGGGCGTGCCTGCCCCCGCGTGGACGAGCTCTGCAACTCGGCGTCTCGAGCGCGCGCGACCGCTGCTCGTCGACCCGGCGGACCCCGTGCCGGCGCGTGGTGACGTGCCGACCGAATTCCTCGAGCACGGCGTGTTCATCTGGCGCGATTCGCTGGAGAGCGTGTGA
- a CDS encoding DUF6036 family nucleotidyltransferase has protein sequence MILLDRDDLIDGLRELVAELHAAGDPVGLRIVGGGALVLRHFDRRTTVDIDAVQVSPGDEAAVVAAAERVAERRGWQADWLNFKAAQLAPWWGRSVNWEPIHHDDLVTIEVAPADALLAMKLKASRPGRDTDDIRQLLAVCGIESVEAADALYSEYFPGDSLSDRAWGMVERILAAGPLRAPDAPPPPDLNPNR, from the coding sequence GTGATCCTTCTCGACCGAGACGATCTCATCGACGGGCTCCGCGAGCTCGTCGCGGAGTTGCACGCGGCAGGTGACCCCGTCGGGCTGCGCATCGTGGGCGGTGGGGCGTTGGTACTGCGCCACTTCGACCGTCGTACGACGGTCGACATCGACGCCGTGCAGGTGAGCCCTGGTGACGAGGCGGCGGTGGTTGCGGCAGCCGAGCGAGTCGCGGAGCGGCGCGGCTGGCAGGCCGACTGGCTGAACTTCAAGGCAGCTCAGCTTGCGCCATGGTGGGGGCGATCAGTCAATTGGGAGCCGATCCACCACGACGACCTGGTGACCATCGAAGTTGCGCCCGCCGACGCGCTGCTCGCAATGAAGCTCAAGGCCAGCCGACCAGGCCGCGACACCGACGACATTCGCCAGCTGCTCGCCGTGTGCGGTATCGAATCCGTTGAGGCCGCCGACGCGCTCTACAGCGAATACTTCCCCGGCGACTCGCTCAGCGATCGCGCGTGGGGCATGGTCGAGCGGATCCTCGCGGCTGGCCCGCTCCGGGCGCCTGACGCGCCCCCGCCGCCGGACTTGAACCCGAATCGCTAG
- a CDS encoding TraY domain-containing protein, translated as MTLRLDEAHDELLEALATKFGRSKTEVVQIALDDFAARADKSARTRAAFDRVRTRDADLLDRLAR; from the coding sequence ATGACCCTGCGACTCGATGAGGCTCACGACGAGCTCCTCGAGGCACTGGCGACGAAGTTCGGGCGCTCGAAGACCGAGGTCGTGCAGATCGCGCTCGACGACTTCGCGGCCCGTGCCGACAAGTCCGCGCGCACGCGTGCGGCATTCGATCGCGTCCGCACCCGCGACGCCGACCTGCTCGACCGCCTCGCGCGGTGA
- a CDS encoding type II toxin-antitoxin system death-on-curing family toxin, translating into MTSGREVEYLDPEDVEALLDEEGFHFKDGARGRSLMLSALAAPMPVFGEEVHPSLEEKAAALLLAVMRNHPLADGNKRLAWFVTVAFLELNVVDLVVDDVAEADRFLREVAAGAVDLDGVAAWVCARIRPIV; encoded by the coding sequence GTGACCTCGGGCCGGGAGGTCGAGTACCTCGACCCCGAAGACGTCGAGGCGCTGCTCGACGAGGAGGGCTTCCACTTCAAGGACGGCGCTCGCGGACGGAGCCTGATGCTGTCGGCGCTCGCCGCGCCGATGCCGGTGTTCGGCGAGGAGGTGCATCCGTCGCTCGAGGAGAAGGCTGCGGCGCTCCTGCTGGCGGTGATGCGCAACCATCCGCTCGCCGACGGCAACAAGCGTCTGGCGTGGTTCGTGACGGTCGCGTTCCTCGAGCTGAACGTCGTCGACCTCGTGGTCGACGACGTCGCCGAGGCAGACCGCTTCCTTCGCGAGGTCGCGGCGGGCGCGGTCGACCTCGACGGGGTGGCGGCGTGGGTTTGCGCCCGCATCCGCCCGATCGTCTGA
- a CDS encoding STAS/SEC14 domain-containing protein, with amino-acid sequence MTITQSDRSTGEILGFVVSGDVTKADYDVMTPAVEAAVEEHGTVKVLLDLTDFRWEKVGAWGSDLHFGREFHEKIARMAIVGHTKWEERLAHLAGPFYAQEAAYFDDQNAGWAWLRS; translated from the coding sequence ATGACGATCACGCAGTCCGACCGCAGTACCGGTGAGATCCTCGGGTTCGTCGTGTCCGGAGACGTGACGAAGGCCGACTACGACGTGATGACGCCCGCGGTCGAGGCCGCGGTCGAGGAGCACGGCACGGTGAAGGTGCTGCTCGACCTCACCGACTTCCGGTGGGAGAAGGTCGGCGCGTGGGGTTCCGACCTGCACTTCGGTCGCGAGTTCCACGAGAAGATCGCGCGCATGGCGATCGTCGGCCACACGAAGTGGGAGGAGCGCCTCGCCCACCTCGCAGGCCCGTTCTACGCGCAGGAGGCTGCGTACTTCGACGACCAGAATGCCGGCTGGGCCTGGCTCCGGAGCTGA
- a CDS encoding DUF1643 domain-containing protein has product MPGDTVEQSWISETSTDNTARFVLGTVGRNPLVCIGVNPSTAAPGALDQTVTKVAGFASRNGYDSWVMLNLYPQRSTDPNGMHLKPDPDLQAQNERHIEGFIDGRALSLLAAWGGLITKRPYLPRMLEGIVTIADRSSCE; this is encoded by the coding sequence GTGCCGGGCGACACGGTGGAACAGTCCTGGATCTCCGAGACAAGCACCGACAACACAGCACGGTTCGTGCTGGGCACCGTCGGCCGGAACCCGCTCGTCTGCATCGGCGTCAACCCCAGCACCGCCGCGCCGGGCGCGCTCGACCAGACCGTCACGAAGGTCGCAGGCTTCGCCTCGAGGAACGGCTACGACAGCTGGGTCATGCTGAACCTCTACCCACAGCGCTCGACCGACCCGAACGGGATGCACCTCAAGCCCGACCCCGACCTGCAGGCGCAGAACGAGCGGCACATCGAAGGGTTCATCGATGGCCGCGCGCTGTCTCTGCTCGCCGCATGGGGAGGCCTGATCACGAAGCGGCCGTATCTCCCGCGGATGCTCGAGGGCATCGTGACGATCGCAGACCGCTCATCGTGCGAGTGA
- a CDS encoding LacI family DNA-binding transcriptional regulator — translation MAQKSTPRLSEVAKLADVSPGLVSRVLNGDPNLKIREETRERVLSAIEMLQYTPHASARALRSSLTGLLGFALHHVNDPIYAQMVETAQAAAAAHDYSIVLLNSDELAGRPEAFRELVRGHRVDGLLIQSGFSADSRALGEMARSVPSLVFNADATPGIRTLRLDDANAAAVATRHLMDLGHTDIAFVGAEGASSDRRHSGYVDALGERGLSPHPMISGGWDADSAREATHRYYANGGRATGLVVVTTTSALGVHAGVTSAGLAIPDDVSIVSIHDTWFAPHLNPALTVVAMPLAQVGRLAVEILLEQIEGQRDGETILDEPPPFIVERASTARVREG, via the coding sequence GTGGCACAGAAGAGCACTCCGCGCTTGTCGGAGGTGGCGAAACTCGCCGACGTCTCCCCTGGGCTCGTGTCACGGGTGCTGAACGGCGATCCGAACCTGAAGATCCGGGAGGAGACGCGGGAGCGCGTGCTGTCGGCGATCGAGATGCTGCAGTACACCCCGCATGCATCCGCTCGCGCGCTGCGGAGCTCGCTGACCGGCCTGCTCGGCTTCGCGCTCCACCACGTGAACGACCCGATCTACGCGCAGATGGTCGAGACCGCCCAGGCCGCGGCAGCAGCACACGACTACTCCATCGTGCTGCTGAACTCGGACGAGCTCGCGGGACGCCCCGAGGCGTTCCGCGAGCTCGTGCGCGGCCATCGCGTCGACGGGCTGCTCATCCAGAGCGGATTCTCCGCCGACAGCCGCGCGCTCGGGGAGATGGCCCGGTCGGTGCCGTCGCTGGTCTTCAATGCGGACGCCACCCCGGGCATCCGCACCCTGCGCCTCGACGACGCGAACGCGGCCGCCGTCGCCACCCGCCACCTCATGGACCTCGGGCACACCGACATCGCCTTCGTGGGCGCGGAGGGCGCCTCGTCGGATCGCCGGCACAGCGGATACGTCGACGCCCTCGGCGAGCGCGGCTTGTCGCCGCATCCGATGATCTCGGGCGGGTGGGACGCCGACAGCGCGCGCGAGGCCACGCACCGGTACTACGCCAACGGCGGGCGCGCGACCGGGTTGGTCGTCGTGACGACCACGAGCGCGCTCGGCGTGCACGCGGGCGTCACCTCAGCCGGGCTCGCGATTCCCGACGACGTGTCGATCGTGAGCATCCACGACACCTGGTTCGCCCCGCACCTGAACCCGGCGCTCACCGTCGTCGCGATGCCGCTGGCCCAGGTCGGCCGGCTCGCGGTCGAGATCCTCCTCGAGCAGATCGAGGGGCAGCGCGACGGCGAGACGATCCTCGACGAGCCGCCGCCGTTCATCGTGGAGCGGGCGTCGACGGCGCGGGTGCGGGAGGGGTGA
- a CDS encoding DUF6385 domain-containing protein — MHTTNTSVLTRRVWIRSDYATLPYEAGWATEAVFFTQVEGEHPDLTITTDISPDGINWIARGEPRTLRSDETIAESSLTTFGNWVRLRVEGASEEQPARILVHVNLKG, encoded by the coding sequence GTGCACACCACGAACACGTCCGTCCTCACGCGTCGCGTGTGGATCCGATCCGACTACGCGACCCTCCCCTACGAAGCGGGCTGGGCCACGGAGGCGGTCTTCTTCACCCAGGTCGAGGGCGAGCACCCCGACCTGACCATCACGACCGACATCTCGCCCGACGGCATCAACTGGATCGCCCGGGGCGAGCCGCGCACGCTTCGGAGCGACGAGACCATCGCCGAGAGCAGCCTCACCACGTTCGGCAACTGGGTGCGGTTGCGCGTCGAGGGGGCGAGCGAGGAGCAGCCGGCCCGGATTCTCGTGCACGTCAACCTCAAGGGCTGA
- a CDS encoding DUF6772 family protein → MQKTLSYDRQLERFNPLDRVITFDDFDRGFNGWMDLTPNFVYDNYESFNSAVDLTSWAPSMLSSAPMRFAASHGSMEGTYSLKLTTGPVAAPHTQPPADGSMGIALKRLSRFGDPSKIQIEAWYSYTPAQDRIGLGEEDIRAFGFYFDVQDGEHRYMPGVRYVNSLGGTLVKKWQYWKVADGVTHADWNFGVEDGWCAPGIDNLWYGRRHEDGSSDGYQWVPGGEQDLLYNESPDKINWLYFRLLVDVKKREYIELQSMDTIFDLRGIQPTLAERYRSIDNLINPIFYVETDTDRPVHFFLDSVVYSTE, encoded by the coding sequence ATGCAGAAGACACTCTCCTACGATCGCCAGCTCGAGCGGTTCAATCCGCTCGACCGGGTGATCACGTTCGACGACTTCGACCGGGGGTTCAACGGGTGGATGGATCTCACCCCGAACTTCGTCTACGACAACTACGAGTCGTTCAACAGCGCGGTCGACCTGACCAGCTGGGCGCCGTCGATGCTGAGCTCGGCGCCGATGCGCTTCGCCGCGTCGCACGGGTCGATGGAAGGCACGTACTCGCTCAAGCTGACCACCGGCCCTGTCGCCGCACCGCACACGCAGCCGCCGGCCGACGGCAGCATGGGCATCGCGCTCAAGCGCCTGTCGCGGTTCGGCGACCCCTCGAAGATCCAGATCGAGGCGTGGTACTCGTACACCCCCGCGCAGGACCGCATCGGCCTCGGCGAGGAGGACATCCGTGCCTTCGGCTTCTACTTTGACGTGCAGGACGGCGAGCACCGCTACATGCCCGGCGTGCGGTACGTGAACTCGCTCGGCGGCACGCTCGTCAAGAAGTGGCAGTACTGGAAGGTCGCCGACGGGGTCACCCACGCCGACTGGAACTTCGGCGTCGAAGACGGATGGTGCGCACCCGGCATCGACAACCTCTGGTACGGGCGTCGCCACGAGGACGGCTCGTCCGACGGCTACCAGTGGGTGCCCGGCGGCGAGCAGGATCTGCTCTACAACGAGAGCCCCGACAAGATCAACTGGCTCTACTTCCGCCTGCTCGTCGACGTGAAGAAGCGCGAGTACATCGAACTGCAGAGCATGGACACGATCTTCGACCTCCGAGGCATCCAGCCCACGCTCGCCGAGCGCTACCGGTCGATCGACAACCTCATCAATCCCATCTTCTACGTCGAGACCGACACCGACCGCCCGGTCCACTTCTTCCTCGACTCGGTCGTCTACTCGACCGAGTGA
- a CDS encoding ABC transporter substrate-binding protein, which yields MQFRFIAAVGATALAVSLAGCSTSDAGEGASDDIELRMTMWSSNPDHLALFDAIADDYMADHPEVTSIEFESLTLDQLDTVLTTGITAGDAPDLTWLPVESSREYIAAGALLDAAPVLESTEGYDYADLVPALQERWRDGDAQYGVPFSTGALVMYYNADLYADAGVKSPADLIAEGDWTWESFREISKELTDASGVPGYVVNDFDFKNWTRLVPLFYAYGGSPWNDDATACTADSPEMQDAFELFNGMVFEDGSSPVPGQQVDFWGGQAGATSSFLSSNALLQDATYEWGIVPMPSGPAGDTQALGQAAIAALAAGDNQEAALDFLAFLTNAENAARLAQFFPPARESLLTTDVLVGSSTILTPELVQPIIDATLSSGRIFPVAQNNAAVADALNSSLDEFVYVPDVDLGEALGNVCAAIDPLL from the coding sequence ATGCAGTTCCGTTTCATTGCTGCGGTCGGGGCCACCGCGCTCGCAGTGAGTCTGGCCGGGTGTAGCACCAGCGATGCGGGAGAGGGGGCGAGCGACGACATCGAGCTGCGCATGACGATGTGGAGCTCGAATCCCGACCACCTCGCCCTGTTCGACGCGATCGCCGACGACTACATGGCCGACCATCCCGAGGTCACCAGCATCGAGTTCGAGAGCCTCACGCTCGACCAGCTCGACACCGTGCTCACCACGGGCATCACTGCGGGGGATGCCCCTGATCTCACCTGGCTCCCGGTCGAGTCGAGTCGCGAGTACATCGCGGCCGGCGCGCTGCTCGACGCCGCACCGGTGCTCGAGTCGACCGAGGGCTACGACTACGCCGACCTGGTTCCCGCGCTGCAGGAGCGTTGGCGCGACGGCGACGCGCAGTACGGCGTCCCGTTCTCGACCGGTGCGCTCGTCATGTACTACAACGCCGACCTCTACGCCGACGCCGGCGTGAAGTCGCCGGCCGACCTCATCGCCGAGGGCGACTGGACGTGGGAGTCGTTCCGCGAGATCTCGAAGGAGCTCACCGACGCGAGCGGCGTGCCCGGCTACGTGGTGAACGACTTCGACTTCAAGAACTGGACCCGACTGGTGCCGCTGTTCTACGCCTACGGCGGCTCCCCGTGGAACGATGACGCGACCGCGTGCACGGCCGACAGCCCGGAGATGCAGGACGCGTTCGAGCTGTTCAACGGCATGGTCTTCGAAGACGGCTCGTCGCCCGTGCCCGGGCAGCAGGTCGACTTCTGGGGCGGCCAGGCCGGTGCGACCTCGTCGTTCCTCAGCAGCAACGCGCTGCTGCAGGACGCGACCTACGAGTGGGGCATCGTGCCGATGCCGAGCGGGCCCGCCGGTGACACCCAGGCTCTGGGTCAGGCCGCCATCGCCGCGCTCGCGGCCGGCGACAACCAGGAGGCCGCGCTCGACTTCCTCGCCTTCCTCACCAACGCCGAGAACGCCGCGCGCCTCGCGCAGTTCTTCCCGCCGGCACGGGAGAGCCTGCTCACCACCGACGTGCTGGTCGGCAGCTCGACCATCCTGACGCCCGAGCTCGTGCAGCCGATCATCGACGCGACGCTCAGCTCGGGTCGCATCTTCCCTGTCGCGCAGAACAACGCTGCCGTGGCGGACGCGCTCAACTCGTCGCTCGACGAGTTCGTGTACGTGCCCGACGTCGACCTCGGCGAAGCGCTCGGCAACGTCTGCGCCGCCATCGACCCCCTGCTCTGA